CGGCGACGGCGGGCCGGCGGATCCTGTTGCGCCGGGGAGACGTCTGGTCGACGGGAGGGGGAGCGACGCTCAAGAACCCGGGCCCCGGGATCATCGGGGCCTTCGGATCGGGCGCGAAGCCGCGGATCGCAGTCGGTACGACCGTGCTGGTCTTCGCCACTGCGTGGGACTGGCGGCTCATGGATCTCGCCGTCGATCACGGAAGCCTCGTGAACGAGAATGCGTTCTGGGACGAGGGTCGTGACGGAGAGAACCGCAATCTGCTCTTCCTGCGCGTCGACGTCACCGGGTTCTACCGGGGCGTCTCCATCTCGAACAACGGTCTGGATTACTACGGCCACCGGAACAACCACAACGGGATCTTCCTGGTCGATGGGAACTTCGACCGCATCACGGGCGGACACGGGGCGTATCTTGGCGGTGAGCGCATGGCGATCATGGGGATGCGAATCACCGAGAAGTCCGGTTCGCACAACATCCGGCTTCCCTATGCCGCCCACTCCGTCCTGCAGCATTGCTACCTGCAAGGTTCCGGATCCGACCAGCACGTGTTGAAGCTCCATGCCGGCAAGTGGAACGAGCGCGGGGTGACCGATGCCCGTTACGGCGAGTACACCGTCGTGTCGGACAACGTGATCGACGGCAGGAACGCGGGGCCCTGGCTGATGGCCATCGGCCCCCAGAACAGCGCGAGCGATGAGCGGGTCCGCAACGTGATCGTGGAGCGGAACGAGTTCCGCTCGATCCCGGCGGTGGGCGTAGGCATCCAGGTATGGGCAGCGTCGGTGTCGGTGAGGAACAACATCTTCAACCTGTCGGGCCAGAGTGGCGGCGCCACCGGCATGCAGCTCGGGCGCCGTGGGATCGAGCCCATCCCGGCGGGCAACCGGTTCCTCAACAACACGTGCTACCGGAGCGGTGCGGGCGGCCGGACGACCTGCGTCGGGATCGACGCGGAGGCGTCGGGCTCGATCGTCAGGAACAATCTCCTCTATGCGCCGTCGGCCTCTCCGCGCCAGGTCCTCGCCAACAACAGCGGCAGCACCACGGCAGGGGACAACCTGGACCTGACGGCGAATCCCTTCGCCGTATCCAGCCCGGCGAGCGCCCAGGACTTCCGGCTGGCCGCCGGCGGCCCTGCGGTCGACGCCGCGGCGAATACGGGATCGAACCTGCTGGACTTCGCAGGGAACCGCCGCCCGCAGGATGGGAACGGAGACGGTACGGTGAGGGCGGACGTGGGCGCCTTCGAGTTCATCGGGGCAACGCCGCCGGGGCCACCGCCGGCGCCGGTACTCCTTCCTGCGGGATCCTGAGCCAGGCGCGCCGGGCTGCGAGCGCCATCCCCTCGGTGGGAGGGCTCGGCGTCAGCGGGCTTCTCGAGCCGTCCCGGGGAGCGGAACGGAAGCGGAGGCCTGCTCGACCGAGCGCAGGAACGTCTCGAAGGTGACGAGGCAGCCGAGCACCGCGGTGTGATCAGCGCCTCCGGCATCGTGGGCTCGCACCAGATCCGCGACGGTGTCCCTGCGGATCACGGCCTCGTAGCGCGGCCTGCTCGAGAGGAGCGTGTCGTGAAGCAGGTCGCGAAGCTCGTTCCTCCACCACTGGCGATACGAGGTAGGCTGGCTTGCGCCGTCCCACGGGGTTCCGGGCGGGAGCAGGGGGACGCGCCGCCGCGCGAAGTCGAGCGCCCGCTTCGCGAATCGGGACGGAGCAGAGCGCGAGAGCGGGAGGCCGCGCCTCGCGTCGGGCACGGCCGCGAGCGCCGGGAAGTGCTCGCGATGCATTCGCAGGTAGACGCGCTGCTCTGCCAGGTACCGGGCAGGAAGAGTGCGGAGAAGGCTCCAGACCCCCCGCCCGTAGAAGGGGGCCCGGACGTCCGCGAACGGCCGGAGCAGGTGCGCGCCCATCTGGATGAAGCGGCGCTGCCGCTCCAGCAGGTCGAATCGGTGCGCGCCTTCCCAGGGACGGCCCGGGCCGCGAGGCTCGAAGTGGGCTCGAATCGCCTGGACCGGGTCGTAGGCGGAGGCCTGCTCGAGGAAGACCGGATCGAGGAGGGCCTCGAGATCCGCACGCGCTGCGCAAGCCGTGGCGCGCATGCGATGGGTCGCCCGGACGGCTGCTCGAGGATCTCGAGCCAGGAGCATGCGCCATTCGAGGTGTCCGCCCGTGAGGGCATCCCCTCCGAGGCCGTCGAGGACGACACCTCCGTCCGCGGCGAGGTCTCGTGCCAGGCGGAGGATGTGATAGTGCACGCAGCTCATCATTCCACCGGAGACGTAGACCCCGTGGTCGAGGGATTCCAGGAGATAGCGGCCATCGATCGTCCGGTGGACGTGAGGCAGCGAAG
The sequence above is drawn from the Deltaproteobacteria bacterium genome and encodes:
- a CDS encoding PKD domain-containing protein is translated as MDALRKTALGLVLAVAVAGGAGAQTIGVAIAPSRTSGVAPLAVLFDATGTTYSATGSSPFHDLVYQWSFGDPSSGTWSVSGKSKDAALGPIAAHVFEQPGTYTVSLDVCDASRCSRSQVTIQVQDPNAVFAGDRTICFRATASGGFTGCPAGAQQQTNSSWSAVAAAATAGRRILLRRGDVWSTGGGATLKNPGPGIIGAFGSGAKPRIAVGTTVLVFATAWDWRLMDLAVDHGSLVNENAFWDEGRDGENRNLLFLRVDVTGFYRGVSISNNGLDYYGHRNNHNGIFLVDGNFDRITGGHGAYLGGERMAIMGMRITEKSGSHNIRLPYAAHSVLQHCYLQGSGSDQHVLKLHAGKWNERGVTDARYGEYTVVSDNVIDGRNAGPWLMAIGPQNSASDERVRNVIVERNEFRSIPAVGVGIQVWAASVSVRNNIFNLSGQSGGATGMQLGRRGIEPIPAGNRFLNNTCYRSGAGGRTTCVGIDAEASGSIVRNNLLYAPSASPRQVLANNSGSTTAGDNLDLTANPFAVSSPASAQDFRLAAGGPAVDAAANTGSNLLDFAGNRRPQDGNGDGTVRADVGAFEFIGATPPGPPPAPVLLPAGS
- a CDS encoding asparagine synthase-related protein gives rise to the protein MDPPTAGCLLDGQERSVQLVSDRFGHHPVYYALSRGLLVFSTKLAPILSSGLLEWSLCPEAVLDFFSFEHVTGDRTFAREVRLLAPASVLRFERGEGTVRSYLGDPAPAPVETRSARDVARILAEELTASVTECSQGASSIALPLSGGLDSRAILGAAVRTTRPVRTYTFGPPDCADVVIARELSRRASLPHVHRTIDGRYLLESLDHGVYVSGGMMSCVHYHILRLARDLAADGGVVLDGLGGDALTGGHLEWRMLLARDPRAAVRATHRMRATACAARADLEALLDPVFLEQASAYDPVQAIRAHFEPRGPGRPWEGAHRFDLLERQRRFIQMGAHLLRPFADVRAPFYGRGVWSLLRTLPARYLAEQRVYLRMHREHFPALAAVPDARRGLPLSRSAPSRFAKRALDFARRRVPLLPPGTPWDGASQPTSYRQWWRNELRDLLHDTLLSSRPRYEAVIRRDTVADLVRAHDAGGADHTAVLGCLVTFETFLRSVEQASASVPLPGTAREAR